A single genomic interval of candidate division WOR-3 bacterium harbors:
- the rpsH gene encoding 30S ribosomal protein S8, translating to MALDPISDFLTQIRNGIAARVKEINVPHSRLKYEIARVLLEEGFISNFRVEGEGPKKRIIVSLKYLDDGASVIRGLERVSKQSRRIYVGYRDLPRVMGGLGVAIISTPAGIITDREARRRKIGGELICKVW from the coding sequence ATAGCGTTGGATCCGATTTCTGACTTCCTTACGCAGATTCGTAATGGAATTGCGGCCCGGGTGAAAGAGATAAATGTTCCCCACTCCCGGTTAAAATATGAGATTGCCCGGGTGTTGCTCGAAGAAGGGTTTATAAGCAACTTTCGGGTTGAGGGTGAGGGGCCAAAGAAGCGAATTATTGTTAGTTTGAAGTATCTTGATGACGGCGCTTCGGTAATTCGCGGGCTGGAAAGGGTATCAAAACAGAGTCGGCGGATATATGTTGGGTATCGGGACCTGCCCCGAGTGATGGGAGGTCTTGGCGTTGCGATAATTTCAACCCCAGCCGGCATTATCACCGACCGAGAAGCCCGTCGCCGCAAAATCGGGGGCGAGCTTATTTGTAAGGTGTGGTAA
- the rplF gene encoding 50S ribosomal protein L6: MAKTYRPLSIPDGVEVKPEADKVTVKGKLGSLTLSLYPGVKVKVENREVVVEGSPEVERKYVGTMRALLRNMLVGVSSGYQKVVELRGMGYRAQKTKTGVQFNCGFSHPVDFVIPPGISVEINQVPNPEDTKEQMFEIIVSGIDKQVVGDTAARMRAIKPADPYHGKGFRYRGEWVRKKAGKRAVAAQG; the protein is encoded by the coding sequence ATGGCGAAGACATATCGTCCTTTGTCAATACCCGATGGTGTTGAAGTAAAACCGGAAGCCGATAAGGTTACTGTAAAGGGTAAACTGGGTTCCTTGACGCTTTCGCTTTATCCTGGGGTGAAAGTGAAGGTTGAAAATCGCGAGGTGGTAGTTGAGGGGAGCCCCGAAGTCGAGCGCAAGTATGTAGGGACGATGCGCGCTTTGCTCAGGAATATGCTCGTTGGCGTGAGCAGTGGTTATCAAAAGGTTGTTGAGCTGCGGGGAATGGGTTACCGTGCTCAGAAAACCAAGACCGGTGTACAGTTCAACTGTGGCTTTTCTCATCCGGTTGATTTTGTAATACCGCCCGGCATATCGGTTGAAATTAACCAGGTTCCCAATCCGGAAGATACAAAAGAGCAGATGTTTGAAATTATTGTGTCGGGGATAGACAAACAGGTTGTCGGAGATACCGCAGCGCGGATGCGAGCGATAAAACCAGCAGACCCGTACCACGGCAAGGGTTTCCGGTATCGAGGGGAATGGGTGCGGAAAAAGGCGGGGAAGCGGGCGGTCGCAGCCCAGGGTTAA
- a CDS encoding ketoacyl-ACP synthase III: MKSIKIVGTGSALPEKVLTNFDLEKMVDTSDAWIVERTGIRERRIADENTATSDLVAVATERACAQAGLKPSDLDTIIVATSTPDTVYPATACWVQKRLGIAGSAAFDISAGCSGFLFALEVAANLIVAGTARKVAVAGGEVMSKVVNWKDRATCVLFGDGAGVAIVVPGDGKSGILSSNWGCDGNLAPLLYQPAGGTRLPTSEKTLREMAHTVHMEGNQVFKHAVRAMGGAALKALSEAGISAQDVKLFIPHQANMRIMEAARERTGIPVEKMFVVLDRYGNMSAATIPVAIDEAWRQGRIQDGDILLLTAFGTGFTWAAAALRW; this comes from the coding sequence ATGAAATCAATTAAAATTGTCGGCACGGGCAGCGCATTACCGGAAAAGGTTCTCACTAATTTTGACCTTGAAAAGATGGTGGACACAAGCGATGCCTGGATTGTAGAACGTACTGGGATTCGAGAACGACGGATTGCCGACGAGAATACCGCAACATCTGACCTTGTTGCGGTAGCGACCGAAAGGGCTTGTGCTCAAGCCGGATTGAAGCCTTCGGACCTTGATACGATTATTGTTGCGACCAGTACCCCGGATACCGTTTATCCCGCAACCGCCTGCTGGGTCCAGAAGCGATTGGGAATTGCTGGCAGTGCGGCATTTGATATCAGTGCGGGCTGTTCCGGTTTTCTTTTTGCGCTTGAGGTGGCAGCTAATTTGATTGTTGCCGGCACAGCCCGGAAGGTTGCGGTTGCGGGCGGTGAGGTGATGTCGAAAGTAGTTAACTGGAAGGACCGAGCAACCTGTGTGCTATTTGGCGATGGTGCGGGTGTTGCCATCGTAGTACCTGGTGACGGTAAATCAGGAATTCTGTCGTCCAACTGGGGTTGCGATGGGAATCTTGCGCCATTGCTTTATCAGCCCGCCGGTGGTACAAGGCTCCCGACCAGTGAAAAGACGCTCAGGGAAATGGCGCACACCGTTCATATGGAGGGCAATCAGGTTTTTAAGCATGCGGTGCGGGCAATGGGCGGGGCAGCATTGAAGGCACTTTCCGAAGCCGGTATCAGCGCTCAGGATGTTAAACTTTTTATACCGCATCAGGCAAATATGAGAATTATGGAGGCAGCGCGCGAGCGAACCGGGATACCAGTTGAGAAGATGTTTGTCGTTCTTGACCGTTATGGGAATATGTCAGCGGCAACGATTCCGGTGGCGATTGATGAGGCGTGGAGGCAGGGGCGAATTCAAGACGGCGATATTCTACTTTTGACCGCTTTTGGCACCGGTTTTACCTGGGCAGCAGCCGCGTTGCGCTGGTAA
- a CDS encoding ketoacyl-ACP synthase III, translated as MNYTVTSPRSIVDDADHQPTLYSAILTGTGFAVPERILTNDDLEKILDTSDEWITERTGMKERRIAKPEEAASDFALRAAQQALTDARLKPEEIDLIIVATVTGDMPFPSTACILHHKLGAANAAAMDIAAGCSGFIYALTTARQFIATGAYRTVLVVGVEVLSKITDWTDRSTAVLLADGAGAAILQASTEKERGIIATYLGADGSHGKDLYMPAGGSAIPASVESVQQRLHYLKMNGSAIFKIAVRSMADVVRRLLEKTKLQAEEIKLIIPHQANLRIIEAMAKLLNFPMEKVFVNIQKYANTSSASTIIALDEARKNNLIGPGDRAILVAFGAGLTWGGALVRF; from the coding sequence ATGAATTATACTGTTACTTCCCCCCGGTCAATTGTCGACGACGCCGACCATCAACCGACATTGTACTCGGCTATCCTTACTGGTACCGGCTTTGCGGTCCCAGAACGCATCCTGACCAATGACGACTTAGAGAAAATTCTTGACACATCAGACGAATGGATTACGGAGCGTACCGGGATGAAAGAACGCAGAATCGCTAAACCGGAAGAAGCCGCTTCCGACTTTGCCCTGCGGGCTGCCCAGCAGGCACTCACTGATGCCCGACTCAAACCCGAGGAAATCGACCTGATTATTGTCGCAACGGTAACCGGTGACATGCCTTTTCCTTCGACCGCTTGCATCCTCCACCATAAACTGGGAGCGGCCAATGCCGCGGCTATGGACATCGCTGCCGGTTGCTCGGGTTTTATCTACGCCCTTACTACTGCCCGCCAATTCATCGCTACCGGTGCCTATCGCACCGTCCTGGTTGTTGGTGTTGAAGTCCTGTCGAAAATCACCGACTGGACGGACCGCAGTACCGCAGTTCTGCTTGCCGACGGCGCCGGCGCCGCAATACTACAAGCATCCACCGAAAAAGAGCGCGGCATTATTGCCACCTATCTCGGTGCCGACGGTTCTCACGGCAAAGACCTCTATATGCCGGCTGGAGGTTCAGCAATTCCCGCTTCGGTCGAATCGGTCCAGCAGCGGCTGCATTACTTGAAGATGAATGGCAGCGCAATTTTCAAAATCGCTGTCCGTTCCATGGCGGATGTAGTCCGACGCCTGCTTGAGAAAACAAAGTTACAAGCCGAAGAAATCAAACTTATTATTCCCCATCAGGCTAACCTCAGAATCATCGAAGCGATGGCAAAACTCCTCAACTTCCCGATGGAAAAGGTTTTCGTCAACATTCAGAAATATGCCAACACCTCTTCGGCATCAACAATCATTGCCCTTGACGAAGCACGTAAAAACAATCTTATTGGTCCGGGTGACCGGGCAATTCTTGTTGCCTTTGGTGCCGGTTTGACCTGGGGTGGCGCCTTGGTCCGTTTCTAA
- the gap gene encoding type I glyceraldehyde-3-phosphate dehydrogenase: MAQKVRLGINGYGRIGRLVSRLVARHPRIELVGVNDVTDAATLAHLLKYDSVHGMFKEDVVCEGDELVIAGRRAKVTAIKSPAELPWREQAVDIVLESTGLFRSYEKACGHLQAGARKVVISAPPKGEGVKSIVMGVNQDSYNPAEDNIISNASCTTNCVVPVAKVLHERFTIKQGYMTTVHAYTNDQRILDLPHSDLRRARAAALSMIPTSTGAAKLIGVIFPELKGKIDGMAIRVPTPDVSIVDLACVVEKKTTVDEVNQAFREAAEGKLKGILEYLTAPLVSVDLVGNPHSAIFDAGLTSVVDGNLVKVYAWYDNEFGYACRLVDLIDFIAERM; encoded by the coding sequence ATGGCGCAAAAAGTTAGATTGGGCATCAATGGTTATGGACGAATTGGTCGTTTGGTTAGCCGGCTGGTAGCCCGTCATCCGAGAATCGAACTTGTTGGAGTTAATGATGTTACCGATGCGGCAACGCTGGCCCATCTCTTAAAATACGATTCGGTGCACGGTATGTTTAAAGAGGATGTGGTGTGCGAAGGGGATGAATTGGTCATTGCCGGGAGGCGGGCAAAGGTAACCGCGATTAAGTCCCCAGCCGAATTACCCTGGCGTGAACAGGCGGTAGATATTGTGCTGGAATCAACCGGACTCTTTCGGAGTTACGAAAAGGCGTGTGGCCATTTGCAAGCGGGTGCGCGCAAGGTGGTAATTTCTGCTCCGCCCAAAGGTGAAGGGGTTAAGTCAATCGTAATGGGCGTGAATCAAGATTCGTATAACCCAGCAGAAGATAATATTATATCCAATGCGTCCTGTACTACCAATTGTGTTGTGCCCGTCGCCAAGGTGCTGCATGAGCGATTCACGATAAAACAAGGGTATATGACGACAGTTCACGCTTACACTAATGACCAGAGGATTCTTGATTTGCCCCATTCTGATTTGCGGCGGGCAAGGGCAGCCGCACTGTCAATGATACCGACTTCGACCGGAGCAGCAAAGTTAATCGGGGTAATTTTCCCCGAGCTGAAGGGTAAAATCGATGGGATGGCGATTCGAGTTCCGACGCCGGATGTGTCGATTGTTGACCTGGCCTGTGTTGTAGAAAAAAAGACGACGGTTGACGAAGTTAACCAGGCGTTCCGGGAGGCGGCTGAAGGCAAACTGAAGGGGATTCTGGAATATCTTACCGCGCCACTGGTTTCGGTTGACCTGGTTGGTAATCCTCACTCGGCGATTTTTGATGCCGGCTTGACTTCGGTTGTTGACGGTAACCTGGTTAAAGTTTATGCCTGGTACGATAACGAATTCGGCTATGCCTGCCGGTTGGTGGATTTGATTGATTTTATTGCCGAGAGGATGTAA